TTCATAATAATTTTATAGTCAGCATGCATTATAGGTCACTATCTATTATTATATCCGCAAATAATGAATAATAACGGTAACATGAGTTTTCAGATGATATAAATGttaaaaacataatttataaaCTATTATTTTGATCAAATGAACAACTGACATCACTAACATTAATTACATGGCAGTTATTTGGATAAAAATGGATATTATTTAAATAcgcgttctctctctctctctctctctctatatatatatatatatacatatatgtttaTTTCGTATTTTCTTATCATATTTTTGTAAGACAAAAGGCTGCACGTGTTGTTAGGGAAGACTTGCGTGGATGAGTTCTGTTACGAGATGTTCCCTTTCCTGTTCCGCACCCCACGCTGGAAGTATGGACAATCGCCGCTTCGGATTTTTGTTTTCGGCCGTTGCTCCAGGTCTTGCGACGTATCCGCCGGTCACGCAAGGCCGTGCTGCTCGTGGACCCGCTATTCAATTACCACGTGGCCTACCACGGTCCGGAAGTCGTTGGATACTTATTTATTTGTTGCCCTCCCCGTGGCGCTCAGCGAAGCTGACCAGCATCCGTCGTCACCACGAAAAAGATCAGTTTGAAAACCGATCCACGCCGTCCAATACGCAAAAGAAAGTGAAACGAAAGCCAAACCGCCCAAGCGGGCAACCAagcaggaaagagagagagagagaccgaaCGAACCCCATGGCCTTCTCCTCGGCCCCTGGGGACGTCCGGCTCCTCTGGCTTCTGTGGATCCTAGGGTTAGGGTTCGGATGGGGCTCCTTCTCCTCTCGCTCTCAGGCCCACGCTCTCAAGGTGCCCTTCCGCGTGAAGGACGTCCTCCCCATCCTTCCGCGCCAGATCTCCTGGCCTGTCCTGAACAATCTGCACAGCGCCGTTGATCTCCTGCCGGCATTCGTCGGCGCCGTCTTGCCGGAGGGCGGATCCATCGGATGGAAGGGGGCCTGCTTCTTCGAGAACGAGGCTAGATTTGAATTCACCAACACCAGCGATGAGCATGGTCTTCTCGGCGGACTTCTCCGCCTCAAGGTAAATTCTTCTCTATTTCATCCTAAACGAAGATTTGGGTCAATTGTTTGGAAATCCTGTTAAGCACTGCAATGTATGGTTTAGCAAGAATCGGTTGAGTGTTTGGTAGCTATCTTTTCTGCCAGTGTGATGTGCTATGTGGTTAATTCTGCTAGTTTGGGTGATCGTGATGATTAATTTATGATTCGTTACCTGGAGTTCAAAGTTTAGTATTTCAGATGTTCAGCATATCGAATCCCTAAATACTATAACTGTAACCATAACCAACCAGCTTAGTCCCAACTATTTGGGGATCGGTTTGTGAAATCTAAATATCCAGCATAACTTGATGCGATTGTTGTATATTCCCTACGCAAAGGAGGGTGGGAAGAAGCTTTACAAATAACACAAAGCATTACTAGTCAGCATGGTCTGACCTGTACTAAGGGAATCTTAACTTTGGAAAAGGTCAGTTTAATTTCAcccatattaaaaaattttagcttTGTAAGTCTATAGGTCATTTACTGCAATATTATTAGTTCATGAACATGAATAGATCAAATTGAATATTTTCATAATTCAATATTCTCACATATGTCTATCATCAAATGGACCTTAATCTCTTCGAGAatgtatattattattattgttgaaaCGGACATATGCTGCCATATCAATGTCAGATCTTTGGCCACATTTGTTTCAAGGGTCACATATGTTTGAggaatgaaaatctttatttgTTCATTTGTTGAGATTAAACTTTATTCGTTCATCTGTTGAGATTCTTCTCACTATTTTTTTCTCCTCCAGACTGATGCAGCACACAGCTGGACATGTATGGATCTTTATGTATTTGCAACACCATACAGGATTATGTGGGATTACTACTTCACTGCCCGAGAACACACTCTGGAAATTAAGTCTTGGCAAGAGCCAGCAGAAATGGAATATGTGCGTCTAGATTTGTTGTGTACTTATTTCTGCATCTTGTTGCAAATTTCCGTTCCAGAATGTTGACATTTTATTTGTGCAAACAGGTAAAACAACACGGAATATCTGTATTTCTCATGCCATCAGGGATGCTTGGGACATTCTTATCTCTGCTTGATGTCTTGCCTTTGTTTTCAAACTCTGGCTGGGGTCAGAAGGCCAACTTAGCCTTTCTTAATAAGCACATGGGGGCCTCATTTGTGAGACGATCAGAACCATGGCGTGCAACCGTTAGAGCAGAAGATGTTCATTCTGGTGATTTTTTAGCATTGTCGAAGATCCGTGGTCGTTGGGGTGGATTTGAGACATTAGAGAAATGGGTAACTGGTGCATTTGCTGGGCACACGGCAGTCTGCTTGAAGGATGAGATGGGTAATCTCTGGGTTGGGGAATCAGGGCATGAAAATGAAAAGGTATATCAAAGATCCAAATGACTATTTGTCTGTAAAACAAGAATTAACCTGTTCATACCAACATCTTAAGAAGAATGTCCTTATATATATAACCTTTAAAGAAAGATTTCCATGTACACATATGTGCATGTGCATGCGCATGCACACAGAGAGGTACAATGCTTATAAAACACATATTTTGACGTGTTAATTTCCATATAACACTTGTATATTAGTAttttaattttctcttttttggtAATGATCCGGCACAACGATAACTTGAATTATGAAATGAATATTTATGATAGCTAAATGGTGCCAATCCAGAAGATGCTCTTGTTGTGATTTGTCAACATAGTTTCTCTAATCGAATAAATGTAATGCCTGCAGGGAGAGGAGATTATCGCGGTGGTTCCATGGGATGAATGGTGGGAGATGGCACTTGAGGATAACTCTAATTCTCATATAGCTCTTCTGCCTTTGCACCCCGATCTGCGTGCAAAATTTAATGCCACTGCAGCTTGGGCTTATGCTCGGAGCATGTCAGGAAAGCCTTATGGTTATCATAACATGATATTTAGCTGGATTGATACAATAACCAACAATTATCCACCCCCTCTTGATGCTAACTTGGTATCGATCTTTAGAATCACTTAATTCTGATGGTTCATTCAGATTACTATTTTTTAAAAGTTTCCTGTTTTGGATAATTTCATTGCTGCCCCAGTGTAAATGGATGATGAGAGCTGCTAGATCATATGTGATGGCACATGCTGCGAACAAGAAATAGCCCCCTCATAATGTGGGCCCTGACATGTCATCCATTGGGCCCAATATTTAAGGGGGAAAGATAATGGTTCCCATACTGACATACTGATTATTTATCTCTGGCAAAATTTTAAAACTGTACATTTctttaatttatatttcataaattgaTCTTTATTACTGTTGGAAAGGATCGTTGTGCTATGTTGCTTTAAAAAGGTTTTTTAAACATGTATCATTTTTCTGCTTAGTTTCTTATATTTGTTACATATATGGTAAATGGAATAATGAGTTTGTTTTGACCGTCAAAAAGTTAGATGCTCATGCACATAGGTATAATCTGGGAACAGTAATTAATTTGTACAAATAATCTGTAATCCACTCGGTTATTAAATGGATTGAGTGATCATGGTCATGGAACTAGCCTAAACAAAAGTGATTGCCCAGCTGTCTCTGCAATTGCCTATGCAACTGATTTAATACTGAAAATTATTATTCAGTTCATCTGCTTCATTTATGGCATGGTTTTTTTATACCATTTTCAATAGATTTTGACATGCCTCAAGGCATATATACTGAGCATAAAAAATATACTAAATTGGTAAATAAAACATAACAAAAGTAAAAAACATATAAAATTGTTGTCCTAAGTCAGATGTTAGGTACTGTTGTGCTTCCTTTGTCTTCCGACTTGTTAGAGGTTGAAGCTCGGACCTGGGTTTGTGTGCATATGTTTTGTTCAGGTTGTTggggccctctctctctctctctctctttctctgtgtGTGTGCATGTGACATGTGTAAAgacacgcgcacacacacacacacatacatatatagtaGACACGTGTGATGATGTGTGTAATTATTATTCTCACCTCAAGTTGGTGTAGTAACTAGCAAAGCTAATTAATATAAAGCTGAAGTTCTTCCAAGATTTAATCTGTGCCTAACACATGTACAAGAAGTGAAACTGTTTGGGGGCATCTTTATCTGGGCACTGGTCAAGTTCTTAAATGGCCTGAAGGGAAAGAGATGGGAAGAGGTTTAGCATAACAATTTTGTCCTTGAACCATTGCACGTCGAATGCATATCACTTTGAAAAATAGAAACAATCCAGTGTTTTCAGCTGACCCAGAAAACTCAgttaaaaaaaattgcaaaatGTGCTGTAGAACTGACTAGATATGGATAACAATATTTCTGAAAAATTAGTTCATGCATTAGAAGTTGCTATGAATTGTTCTACATGGATTTGGACTTGCAAAGGGAAATGTGCTGTAAAACTGACTAGATAGTAGATaataatatttctaaaaaaatagttcacGCATTAGAAGTAGCTAGGAATTGTTCTACATGGATTTAACCTTGCGCAGGGAACTAACTACAGTAAAATGGAAACCACCTACTGGTTATACACGGAAGCCGAACACATATTACTCTTTCAAGTTGAGTTCTACTAGGGCAGAACTGGACTAGTTACAATCTCAAATGAAAAGCCAATTATTCTATTTGTTGAACCTTGCCATCCCAAGTCAGCAAGTGAAATAGAAGCAGGAACTCTATTGAAAGGGTTGGAATTCCTTAAACTAGAAAGACAACATGTCATTGTTGTTCATATGGGTTCGGAGATTTTGTTCCAGATGATCAAACGCAAAAATTTTATTCCATGAGCCAATAGGAAAATGATGGGGAGAATTAAGAAAAGCTATTGAGTCAAGAGTTACATGTGGGGAAGTCTAGAGCATACCTGCAGAGAAACAACCTACGTGGCGAATTTCCTTGCTAACATGGGTATTATTAATGTGCACAACAAATTACTGTTAAACAGCCTTACTTGGTCTACATCACATGCACTAAAGTGTCACTTGGAATGCATAATATTGCATGGTATGTTTCATGCAACTGGCATGGTATTAGTTGTCAGTGATTGACATGCAGTGGTGCCAGTGTGCCAGGTACCGGTACTAGTATGATGCCTATTATGTTATGCTAGGTTGGCTTGCCATTAGCACACAATTCCTAATC
Above is a genomic segment from Elaeis guineensis isolate ETL-2024a chromosome 1, EG11, whole genome shotgun sequence containing:
- the LOC105039122 gene encoding uncharacterized protein, whose protein sequence is MAFSSAPGDVRLLWLLWILGLGFGWGSFSSRSQAHALKVPFRVKDVLPILPRQISWPVLNNLHSAVDLLPAFVGAVLPEGGSIGWKGACFFENEARFEFTNTSDEHGLLGGLLRLKTDAAHSWTCMDLYVFATPYRIMWDYYFTAREHTLEIKSWQEPAEMEYVKQHGISVFLMPSGMLGTFLSLLDVLPLFSNSGWGQKANLAFLNKHMGASFVRRSEPWRATVRAEDVHSGDFLALSKIRGRWGGFETLEKWVTGAFAGHTAVCLKDEMGNLWVGESGHENEKGEEIIAVVPWDEWWEMALEDNSNSHIALLPLHPDLRAKFNATAAWAYARSMSGKPYGYHNMIFSWIDTITNNYPPPLDANLVMSIMSMWTRLQPAYAANMWNEALNKRLGTEGLDLHDIIIETERRGMTFDQLLTIPEQDEWEYSDGKSTTCVAFILEMYKEAGIFGPIANSIQVTEFTIRDAYMLKIFENNGTRLPSWCNAEEEKLPFCQILGEYRMELPEYNTIEPYARMNENCPSLPPTYERPVSC